In Gossypium arboreum isolate Shixiya-1 chromosome 6, ASM2569848v2, whole genome shotgun sequence, the following are encoded in one genomic region:
- the LOC108484970 gene encoding uncharacterized protein LOC108484970: MSSLASPSPSPSPSPSPSSSASSSIIYCLTFLLSLFLLGLFAPQFFPLRKNQERQPLIPMNEELDDLHLFELASNIELSHAVPKISHLRTANSHPKIAFLFLTNSDLVFAPLWQRFFQGNEHLFNVYIHADPFTKLSPPDWSIKANFIPAKKTHRGSPTLVNAARRLLANAIIDDSSNLYFALLSQRCIPLHSFKYIYGSLLGNPNSPSSYKAFGNQRRHKSYIEILFGEPHLFNRYVARGPRVMLPEISFGRFRIGSQFFILAKRHSLLVLKERMLWRKFKLPCIDLYSCYPEEHYFPTLLSMEDPKGCSHYTLTRVNWNDSIDGHPHTYHSPEVSPKLLRQLRTSNSSHSYFFARKFAPDCLKPLLKIADEAIFRD; encoded by the coding sequence atgtcATCATTAGCCTCACCATCTCCATCTCCATCTCCATCTCCATCTCCATCCTCATCAGCATCATCTTCCATTATCTACTGTCTTACCTTTCTCctttcacttttccttcttgGTCTTTTTGCCCCACAATTTTTCCCTCTCCGGAAAAATCAAGAACGACAACCCCTCATCCCTATGAACGAAGAACTCGACGATCTCCATCTTTTTGAATTAGCTTCCAATATTGAATTATCCCATGCAGTTCCCAAAATTTCCCATCTCAGGACCGCTAATTCTCACCCGAAAATCGCATTCCTTTTCCTCACCAACTCCGATCTCGTTTTCGCTCCATTATGGCAACGATTTTTCCAGGGAAACGAACATCTCTTCAATGTTTACATCCATGCCGATCCATTCACCAAGCTGTCACCCCCCGATTGGTCGATAAAAGCCAATTTCATTCCCGCTAAGAAAACCCATCGTGGCTCCCCGACGCTCGTCAACGCCGCTCGCCGTCTCCTCGCCAACGCCATAATCGACGATTCATCGAATCTTTACTTCGCGTTGTTATCACAACGTTGTATTCCTCTTCATTCGTTCAAATACATTTACGGTTCCCTCCTCGGGAACCCTAATTCACCATCGTCATACAAGGCCTTTGGAAATCAACGTCGTCACAAAAGTTACATTGAGATCTTATTCGGCGAGCCGCATTTGTTCAACCGTTATGTCGCTCGTGGGCCTCGGGTCATGCTACCCGAAATCTCGTTCGGTCGGTTCCGAATCGGGTCCCAGTTCTTCATATTGGCTAAACGACATTCTTTGCTTGTGTTGAAAGAAAGGATGTTGTGGAGGAAATTCAAACTCCCTTGTATAGATTTATATTCTTGTTACCCTGAAGAACATTATTTTCCGACGTTGTTATCAATGGAGGATCCCAAAGGATGCAGTCATTACACGTTGACCAGAGTCAATTGGAATGATAGTATCGACGGTCACCCGCATACTTACCATTCGCCGGAGGTGTCACCGAAGCTTTTACGTCAATTGAGAACATCGAATTCTAGTCATTCGTACTTTTTTGCTCGGAAGTTCGCGCCGGATTGCTTGAAACCGTTGTTGAAAATCGCCGACGAAGCCATTTTCAGAGACTGA
- the LOC108485535 gene encoding cytosolic sulfotransferase 5-like: protein MDSSDFTESMLDQLPMERFWDIPLYQWDGFWYRSYHLQATMALRSQYIARDDDIILASPMKTGTTWLKALCFSILQKEENAARLNEETLAKTEKDDPRHLRDPLVDNHPAVYVQTLEVQVFTAKPPPDVSAMESPRLFHTHLPYTALPDSIKTSNCKLVYITRNPKDTLVSMWHFFNKLRTPEQGPYPFEQAFGSFINGVSHFGPFFDHVLQYWNQSLKSPNKILFLKYEDLKKDTKGEVKKLASFLGKPFNNEKEVEDVIWRCSLERLKNLEVNKNGIDPWVGMQNSAFFRSGIVGDWKNIMSKEFSERLDQITMQKLKDSGLHLEI from the coding sequence ATGGATTCTTCTGATTTCACCGAATCAATGCTAGATCAGCTCCCTATGGAAAGATTTTGGGACATTCCTTTGTACCAATGGGATGGATTTTGGTACAGATCTTATCATCTCCAAGCAACAATGGCTCTTCGTTCCCAGTACATCGCACGCGACGACGACATCATCCTCGCATCCCCCATGAAAACCGGCACCACTTGGCTCAAGGCCCTTTGTTTTTCCATCCTTCAAAAGGAAGAAAACGCTGCTCGCCTTAATGAAGAAACGCTAGCCAAGACCGAGAAAGACGATCCCCGTCACCTCCGAGACCCGCTCGTCGACAACCATCCCGCCGTCTACGTTCAAACCTTGGAAGTTCAAGTTTTTACGGCGAAACCACCGCCGGATGTTTCGGCTATGGAGTCCCCAAGGCTTTTCCACACTCACTTGCCCTACACAGCATTACCGGACTCCATTAAAACCTCCAACTGCAAGCTTGTTTACATAACAAGGAACCCTAAAGACACGTTGGTCTCCATGTGGCACTTCTTCAACAAACTCCGAACACCAGAACAAGGTCCATACCCTTTTGAACAAGCATTCGGGTCCTTCATCAATGGCGTTTCTCATTTCGGTCCATTTTTCGACCACGTTTTACAGTACTGGAACCAAAGCTTGAAATCCCCCAACAAGATACTGTTCTTAAAGTACGAAGACCTCAAAAAGGACACCAAAGGTGAGGTTAAGAAACTGGCTTCGTTCCTTGGAAAACCATTCAATAATGAGAAAGAGGTTGAAGACGTAATATGGAGGTGCAGCTTGGAGAGGCTGAAGAACTTGGAGGTGAACAAGAATGGGATCGACCCTTGGGTTGGGATGCAAAACAGTGCATTCTTCAGGTCTGGAATTGTTGGAGATTGGAAAAACATTATGAGTAAAGAGTTCAGTGAGCGTTTGGATCAAATCACGATGCAGAAATTAAAGGATTCTGGGCTTCACCTTGAGATTTGA
- the LOC108484969 gene encoding uncharacterized protein LOC108484969, producing the protein MARWQIMLSEFDIVYVSQKAIKGSAIAEFLVSRAFEDYEPLSFDFLNEELMYVVVIEEYPWKLNFDGASNVVGNGIGAVLVSPNAKERKIRTLEVYGDSALVIYQLRGEWETMDPKLINYRNVVLELLEEFDKITFNYLPRDKNQMAKALATLASMIKANKQEDVRPIQMSISEVPAHCCSIEEEERMTILGIKIYYGM; encoded by the exons atggcaagGTGGCAAATAATGCTTTCagaatttgacatagtctatgtgagtcaaaaggctataaaaggaagcgcGATAGCAGAATTTCTAGTTAGCAGGGCCTTTGAAGATTATGAGCCGTTGAGCTTTGATTTCcttaatgaggagttgatgtatgtGGTAGTCATTGAGGAAtatccttggaagctaaattttgacgGCGCATCTAACGTAgtaggaaatggaattggggcagtcttggtatccccaaatg CCAAAGAGCGGAAAATCAGAAccttggaagtatatggagactctgcaTTGGTAATATACCAGCTTaggggtgaatgggagacaatggaccctaaattgattaattatcgaaATGTAGTCTTGgagttacttgaggagtttgataaaatcaccttcaattatcttcCACGGGACAAAAATCAGATGGCAAAAGCTTTGGCAACATTGGCTTCTATGATTAAAGCAAATAAACAAGAGGATGTGAGACCAATTCAGATGAGCATTTCTGAGGTTCCGGCTCATTGCTGTAGCattgaagaagaggaaaggatgaccatccttggtatcaagatatactACGGTATGTGA